The following are encoded together in the Fundulus heteroclitus isolate FHET01 chromosome 19, MU-UCD_Fhet_4.1, whole genome shotgun sequence genome:
- the myo10l1 gene encoding unconventional myosin-X isoform X3, translated as MESFFTEGARVWVREKEQLLPATVNSCGDGTLVVTTDYGEVFYLQQAEVTRERVYAMDQSSIDGVEDMSALAELHEAAIMHNLYQRYQKDNIYTNIGSILAAVNPYKQIPGLYDLERVDSYSKHHLGELPPHIFAVANECYRCIWKRHDSQCVLISGESGAGKTESTKLLLQFLSVMSQNSVGTPQSERTTHVEQAIVQSSPIMEAFGNAKTVYNNNSSRFGKFIQLHFSECGNIHGGCVIDYLLEKNRVVRQNPGERNYHIFYALLAGASKEDKSLYFLEEPAESFHYLSQSGCLQDKSLNDKELYNSVMEALKVLGFAEEEIRDMFKLLSGVLQLGNMEFMLAGGAQITTKQVVSNASELLGLDAFQLSEVLTQRSIILRGEEICSPLTIEQAIDSRDSVAMALYSQCFSWIILKINQKIKGKENFKSIGILDIFGFENFEVNRFEQFNINYANEKLQAYFNKHIFSLEQLDYNREGVQWDAIDWMDNAECLDLIEKKLGLLALVNEESRFPKGTDFTLLEKLHSRHATNPYYVKPRVADHQFGIKHYAGEVLYDVRGILEKNRDTFRDDILNMLKDSRLDFIYDLFEKVGSRNNEEKMGTARRKPTVSSQFRDSLHALMATLSASNPFFIRCIKPNMEKTPNVFDPEIVLNQLRYSGMLETVKIRRAGFPVRRTFKDFFSRYKIILKDKVPAAGDDKKRSSDLLTKYDKTKKEWQLGKTKVFMKESLEQRLEKDRDEVRRQAAMIIRAHLLTFSAKKRFKQIRSSIVILQKHLRRHVQRRQFVKKRKAALVLQKHRRGQVARTRVRKLKEEKKKREEEQRKAEEVEKKKTGEEEKEEGTEEADKKDEARQMEEILQLEREIERLQKKREDEVSQLCESSKQELQLRRDAELKRMKKEASRKATELIDLLNFGGVDPSAEAVGAKPAAEVKAAKGASTAGGASKEEEVDEGFHAEEECIPLPDFPPPAESDAPIDQDILVHLPPPPPAFAEGTVPPAPPPPPPLPADGIPAAGIPPPPPLPTPGDGTTIPPPPPPPGEGETKEEAKADSERKVSMVESLVDGEEPIYSMPADTESDYDQEDEEGSVTAGDDSSVSGSNRGSAAVTDEEHPRKSTCTNTSVESYRGSSDSYADSEDEHDGIMDTDEEVTNGRVTLLNGNGPPYFHGYLYMKAGLMIPWKRRWCVLKDETFMWFRSKQESLKSGWLYKKGGGLSTLSRRNWKMRWFVLRDNKLMYYENDSEEKLKGTIDIRAAKEIVDNHEKENALNIVTDERTYQVFAESPEDASGWFNVLSKVRVCTPEQLLDMSHEQANPKNAVGTLDVGLIDSVCASDNPDRPNSFVIITANRVIHCNSDTPEEMHHWISLLQKPKGDARIDGQEFLVRGWLHKEMKTNAKSTSLKLKKRWFVLTHNSLDYYKSAEKNSSKMGTLVLNSLCSVIQPDERVHRETGYWNIIVYGRKHCYRLYTKMLNEAMRWTAAILGVIESKTPIETPTLQLIRDIKENSVNPEIVEQMYRRNPILRYTQHPLHSPLLPLPYGEVTSLHRQQGYASLQDEAVRVFNSLQEMETLADTVPIIQGILQTCQDLRPLRDEVYCQVIKQTNHVPQPNSPANLAHWHLLTCMSCTFLPSRAILRYLRFHLKRVRERYPGTEIERYASFIGESLKKTKTREFVPSQEEIAALLLRQEMSTTVYCHGGGSCKISINSHTTAGEVVEKLIRGLAMEDSKNLFSLFEHNTFTDRALESRVIVADVLAKFERLAGSEEDEEEGEWKLYFKLYCFLDVESMPKEGVEFAFMFEQAHESLISGHFPASEETLQHLAALRLQYLHGDGAGRAGWSLGSVYPIGRLRNRILQSTKPGVGVVGGAGSRGSGGIGDVIGTIGGQGGIGASTEKRKTPTFRDSSLRKSKTGSLKKQKVEGEQRLEMWVKEETSATRTSILEKWARLQGMPQHQAMLKYMGIIKEWPGYGSTLFDVECKEGGFPHDLWLGVSADNVSVYKRGEPKPLETFQYEHITFFGASQPCTYKIIVDEREMYFETPQVGEITKIMKAYINMMVKKRCSIMSVTSVASSWAR; from the exons GTGTTTTACCTACAGCAGGCCGAGGTTACGAGGGAGCGGGTGTACGCCATGGACCAGTCCAGTATCGACGGGGTGGAGGACATGTCGGCGCTGGCTGAGCTGCACGAGGCTGCAATCATGCACAACCTTTACCAGCGCTACCAGAAGGATAACATTTAC ACCAATATTGGAAGCATCCTGGCTGCTGTCAACCCATATAAACAGATCCCTGGTCTGTACGATCTGGAGAGGGTGGACTCGTACTCCAAGCACCATCTGGGGGAGCTCCCCCCGCACATATTTGCCGTGGCCAATGAATGCTACCGCTGCATCTGGAAGCGCCACGACAGTCAGTGTGTCCTCATAAG TGGTGAATCAGGGGCGGGGAAGACGGAGAGCACTAAACTGCTGCTGCAGTTTCTGTCGGTGATGAGCCAGAACTCAGTTGGGACTCCTCAATCAGAGAGAACGACGCACGTGGAGCAAGCCATTGTTCAGAGCAG TCCGATAATGGAGGCTTTTGGGAATGCAAAGACCGTTTACAACAACAACTCCAGTCGTTTTGGGAAGTTCATCCAGCTTCACTTCTCGGAGTGCGGAAACATCCATGGAGGCTGCGTCATTGACT ATTTACTGGAAAAG AATCGCGTCGTGCGACAAAACCCTGGAGAGAGAAACTACCACATCTTCTATGCTCTGCTGGCAGGAGCCAGTAAAGAGGATAAAA GCCTTTACTTCCTGGAGGAGCCGGCTGAATCTTTCCACTACCTCAGCCAATCAGGATGTCTGCAGGATAAGAGCCTGAATGACAAAGAACTGTACAACAGTGTTAtg GAGGCGCTGAAGGTTTTAGGGTTTGCAGAAGAAGAGATCAGAGACATGTTCAAGCTGCTGTCTGGAGTCCTGCAGCTCGGCAACATGGAGTTTATGCTTGCAGGAGGAGCTCAGATCACCACCAAGCAAG TGGTCAGTAACGCCAGTGAACTGTTGGGTCTGGACGCCTTCCAACTCTCTGAAGTCCTGACTCAGCGATCCATAATTCTCAGAGGAGAGGAAATCTGTTCCCCTCTCACTATTGAACAG GCCATTGATTCCAGGGACTCTGTTGCAATGGCGTTGTATTCCCAGTGTTTCTCCTGGATCATCCTCAAGATTAATCAGAAGATCAAAGGAAAGGAAAATTTCAAATCCATTGGCATCCTTGATATCTTCGGCTTTGAAAATTTTGAG GTGAATCGGTTCGAGCAGTTTAACATCAATTACGCCAACGAGAAGCTTCAGGCCTACTTTAACAAGCACATCTTCTCCCTGGAGCAGCTGGACTACAACAG GGAAGGTGTTCAGTGGGATGCCATTGACTGGATGGACAACGCAGAGTGTCTCGACCTCATAGAGAAG AAACTCGGCTTGTTGGCACTAGTGAACGAAGAGAGTCGATTCCCCAAAGGAACAGACTTCACTCTGCTGGAGAAGCTGCACAGCAGACACGCT ACAAACCCATACTATGTGAAGCCCAGAGTTGCAGATCATCAGTTTGGAATCAAGCATTATGCTGGAGAG GTGCTGTATGATGTGAGGGGGATCTTGGAGAAGAACAGAGACACGTTCAGGGATGACATCCTGAACATGCTCAAGGACAGCAG GCTGGACTTCATCTATGACTTGTTCGAGAAGGTCGGCAGCAGAAACAACGAGGAGAAGATGGGGACAGCCAGACGTAAACCCACAGTGAGCTCGCAGTTCAGG GACTCCCTCCATGCTCTCATGGCCACTCTTAGTGCATCCAATCCGTTCTTTATTCGCTGCATTAAGCCCAACATGGAAAAG ACTCCGAATGTGTTTGACCCCGAGATCGTCCTGAACCAGCTAAGATATTCGGGGATGTTGGAGACAGTGAAGATCCGTCGAGCTGGGTTCCCCGTTCGCAGAACGTTCAAAGACTTTTTCTCACG gtATAAAATCATCTTAAAAGACAAGGTACCAGCAGCAGGGGATGATAAGAAAAGAAGTTCTGATCTCTTAACTAAATATGATAAGACCAAGAAAGAGTGGCAGCTGGGAAAGACCAAG GTGTTCATGAAAGAATCTTTGGAGCAGCGTTTGGAGAAAGACAGGGATGAAGTCCGGCGTCAAGCCGCCATGATAATCCGAGCCCATCTACTCACTTTCTCCGCAAA GAAGCGTTTCAAACAGATTCGCTCCAGCATCGTCATTCTGCAGAAACACTTGCGAAGGCACGTCCAGCGCAGGCAGTTTGTCAAGAAGCGCAAGGCGGCGCTGGTGCTGCAGAAACATAGGCGAGGCCAGGTGGCCCGCACCCGGGTTCGAAAGCtcaaagaagagaagaagaagagggaggAGGAGCAAAGGAAGGCAGAGGAggtggagaagaagaagacgggtgaagaggaaaaagaagaggGGACCGAAGAAGCAGACAAGAAG GATGAAGCTCGTCAAATGGAGGAAATCCTCCAGTTGGAAAGAGAGATCGAGCGCTTGCAGAAAAAGCGAGAGGATGAGGTGTCGCAGCTCTGCGAGTCCTCGAAACAAGAGCTGCAGTTGCGTCGGGATGCTGAGCTCAAGCGGATGAAAAAGGAGGCGTCCCGGAAAGCGACTGAGCTCATCGACCTCCTGAACTTCGGGGGCGTGGATCCTTCTGCGGAGGCAGTAGGAGCCAAGCCTGCGGCGGAGGTGAAAGCTGCAAAAGGGGCGAGCACAGCTGGAGGGGCATCTAAAGAAGAGGAAGTCGACGAGGGCTTCCATGCTGAGGAGGAGTGCATCCCCCTGCCGGACTTCCCTCCTCCTGCTGAGTCTGATGCTCCAATAGATCAGGACATATTAGTTCATCTGCCTCCTCCACCACCGGCGTTTGCAGAGGGAACAGTCCCCcccgcacctcctcctcctcctccactccCAGCAGACGGCATCCCTGCCGCTGGAATTCCTCCGCCGCCTCCGCTCCCCACACCTGGAGACGGGACCACCATCCCTCCGCCACCGCCTCCTCCAGGGGAGGgagaaacaaaagaagaagccaAGGCAGACTCAGAGAGGAAAGTGAGCATGGTGGAGAGCCTCGTAGATGGAGAGGAGCCCATCTACAGCATGCCGGCCGACACAGAGTCGGACTACGACCAGGAAGACGAGGAGGGGTCTGTCACCGCTGGGGACGACAGCTCAGTCTCCGGAAGCAACCGCGGGAGCGCTGCCGTGACGGATGAGGAGCACCCCAGGAAGTCGACCTGCACCAACACCAGCGTGGAGTCCTACAGAGGCAGCTCTGACTCT TACGCAGACAGTGAAGATGAACATGATGGCATTATGGACACTGATGAAGAGGTGACGAATGGGCGAGTGACTTTGCTCAATGGGAATGGGCCACCGTATTTCCATGGTTACCTCTACATGAAGG CTGGTCTGATGATTCCGTGGAAGAGGCGTTGGTGCGTATTAAAAGATGAGACGTTCATGTGGTTCCGGTCCAAGCAGGAGTCCCTGAAGTCTGGGTGGCTCTACAAGAAGGGAGGAGGACTCTCCACTCTTTCCCGGAG GAACTGGAAGATGCGCTGGTTCGTTCTGCGAGACAACAAGCTGATGTACTACGAGAACGACAGCGAGGAGAAGCTGAAAGGAACCATCGACATCCGAGCGGCCAA GGAGATCGTGGACAACCATGAAAAAGAGAACGCTCTGAACATTGTCACAGACGAGAGGACGTACCAAGTGTTTGCTGAGTCGCCAGAAGATGCAAG TGGATGGTTTAATGTGCTAAGTAAGGTGAGAGTGTGCACACCTGAACAGCTGTTGGACATGTCCCATGAACAGGCCAATCCTAAAAATGCTGTT GGAACTCTTGATGTAGGCCTGATTGACTCTGTTTGTGCGTCCGACAACCCTGATCG CCCAAATTCATTTGTGATCATCACGGCCAACCGGGTGATCCACTGCAACAGCGACACACCCGAGGAGATGCATCACTGGATCAGTCTGCTGCAGAAGCCCAAAGGAGATGCCAGGATAGATGGACAGGAGTTCCTTGTAAGAG GTTGGCTCCACAAGGAGATGAAGACGAACGCTAAGAGCACGTCCCTAAAGCTGAAGAAGCGCTGGTTTGTTTTGACCCACAACTCTCTGGATTACTACAAGAGCGCAGAGAAAAACTCCTCCAAGATGGGGACGCTGGTCCTTAACTCACTCTGCTCTGTCATCCAGCCGGATGAACGGGTGCACAGGGAAACTG GCTACTGGAACATCATTGTGTACGGGAGGAAGCACTGCTATCGCCTATACACCAAAATGCTGAATGAGGCCATGAGATGGACGGCTGCAATCCTGGGAGTCATAGAAAGCAAAACTCCGATCGAAACTCCGACTCTGCAGCTCATCAGAGATATCAAG GAGAACAGTGTGAACCCAGAGATAGTGGAGCAGATGTACAGGAGAAACCCAATCCTCAGATACACTCAGCATCCACTGCACTCCCCTCTGCTGCCGCTGCCGTACGGAGAGGTCACCAGCT TGCATAGGCAGCAGGGCTACGCCAGTCTGCAGGATGAGGCTGTGAGAGTTTTCAACTCGCTGCAGGAGATGGAGACGCTGGCAGACACGGTGCCCATCATTCAGGGCATCCTGCAGACCTGCCAGGATCTGCGCCCTCTCAGGGATGAG GTTTATTGTCAGGTGATCAAGCAGACCAATCATGTGCCTCAGCCTAACAGCCCAGCCAATCTGGCACATTGGCACCTACTCACCTGCATGAGCTGCACCTTCCTGCCCAGTCGAGCCATCCTCAGATACCTCCGCTTCCACCTCAAAAG GGTACGCGAGCGTTATCCCGGCACAGAGATCGAGCGTTATGCCAGCTTCATTGGGGAGTCGCTGAAGAAGACCAAGACTCGTGAGTTTGTTCCGTCCCAGGAGGAGATAGCGGCCCTGCTGCTGAGGCAGGAGATGAGCACCACCGTCTACTGCCATGGAGGAGGCTCCTGCAAGATCTCTATTAACTCACACACCACAGCTGGAGAG GTTGTTGAGAAGCTCATCAGAGGTCTGGCCATGGAGGACAGCAAGAACCTGTTTTCTCTATTCGAACACAACACTTTCACAGACCGAGCACTCGAGAGCAGAGTGATTGTGGCGGATGTTCTGGCCAAGTTTGAGAG ACTGGCAGGAAGTGaagaagatgaggaggagggagagtggaaactgtattttaaacTTTACTGCTTCCTGGATGTAGAGAGCATGCCCAAAGAGGGAGTGGAGTTTGCTTTCATGTTTGAACAG GCCCATGAGTCTTTAATCAGCGGCCACTTTCCAGCTTCAGAGGAGACGTTACAGCACCTTGCAGCTTTGCGTCTTCAGTATCTCCACGGCGACGGGGCGGGGCGGGCTGGATGGAGCCTGGGAAGCGTCTATCCGATCGGACGCCTTCGGAATCGCATCTTGCAATCCACTAAGCCTGGGGTGGGCGTAGTGGGCGGAGCCGGGTCAAGAGGCAGTGGAGGAATCGGAGACGTGATCGGCACCATTGGAGGACAGGGCGGGATCGGGGCCAGCACGGAGAAACGAAAGACTCCGACCTTCAGGGATTCCTCCCTCAGGAAAAGCAAAACGGGTTCACTGAAGAAGCAGAAG GTGGAAGGGGAGCAGAGGCTGGAGATGTGGGTGAAGGAGGAGACATCTGCGACGCGCACCAGCATCCTGGAGAAGTGGGCCCGTCTGCAGGGCATGCCACAGCACCAGGCCATGCTCAAGTACATGGGCATCATCAAGGAGTGGCCCGGATATGGCTCCACTCTCTTTGATGTagag TGTAAAGAAGGAGGTTTCCCGCACGACCTGTGGCTGGGTGTGAGCGCTGACAATGTTTCTGTGTACAAGCGAGGAGAACCGAAACCGCTGGAGACCTTCCAGTATGAGCACATCACCTTCTTCGGAGCCTCGCAGCCCTGCACCTATAAGATCATCGTGGATGAGAGGGAGATGTACTTCGAGACGCCACAG GTCGGGGAGATCACCAAGATCATGAAGGCCTACATCAACATGATGGTGAAGAAACGTTGCAGCATCATGTCCGTTACCAGCGTGGCCAGTTCCTGGGCCAGGTGA